Proteins found in one Lutimonas zeaxanthinifaciens genomic segment:
- a CDS encoding LuxR C-terminal-related transcriptional regulator — translation MIQRTRLVKPKMHDNFVERTRLFKTLEENWQKSFHQIVAPAGYGKSSLMSLWLDQRNDSYSWFTIDDDCNDFRVFLSYLAEFLRVDKESSHSELLELAEAHELPEMNYIRQKVLQAISYVEPAHVFVFDDYHLIQNEDIHSLMNTIVKNFSSEFKLVILSRSSPKLNFQKEEIYGQLHNIDLNNLKFLPEEIQLLSLKAFRTPLDKNTAQLIYKTSEGWIIPIRLILKSYSQGVAVNEIIDGIRFQSKGMNDYLLEEVLNFESDEVKDIMMAISFFERFNFDMIYLIISADDLKTPEENALVVDQMKDFISRSLFVISLDDSAYWYRFHELVARFLKARSSQFFHTKRRNETIKTVSNYLETLGFFDEALRLNLKYDLITPAIDILVRHRDRYLNLNRFDIIEKWLGYFPSEITNQEPELLLMKMYLCELSSDFDSIKIYATRLKKIISQSNLSLELSDKYWVEYHCLTSIVHLFNGNSEKGLEKMTLVINLASREQTYVLGFCLIFKSLVLASSGRQKEARVMLENDRNKLSLEDSILISQNLLANAYVEYMCGNLKALEYETSSILKLAMPNDFYAVFTMANYYAAISHYFQNRLEKIEIYLDPPMQHKFRSRPAWILHLLYVKALYLTAQCRDDEWLKCLEEMEDYNRAITHLDFSNSLGIMKCELYLLQGKVKEAWNISLKVDFLEMGVTHRYFCPRLTRIKLFIFIGSSRQLKIAEQLILEFENELKEPQSRIMKLQVRSLKILCLAKQGRITVALDLLKALLMETQKEDIIRLYTDLGEEMRELLNEIPDSGPWESHLFKVLSSFEEKDSFIKLKKKKERRQEVFQIFNSLSTGELKILDLMSQGMRNKEIADDMHYSVGTVKTYVYNLYKKIEVNNRTNAILLYNDFKNSSS, via the coding sequence TTGATACAGAGAACAAGACTTGTTAAACCAAAAATGCACGATAATTTTGTCGAGAGAACAAGACTGTTTAAAACTCTCGAAGAGAATTGGCAAAAGTCTTTTCACCAAATTGTGGCTCCAGCCGGGTACGGCAAATCATCCTTGATGAGCCTTTGGCTTGATCAACGAAATGATTCTTACTCATGGTTTACCATAGATGATGATTGCAACGATTTTAGGGTTTTTCTTTCCTATTTAGCTGAATTTCTTAGAGTGGATAAGGAATCAAGCCATTCCGAACTATTGGAATTAGCTGAAGCCCATGAACTGCCCGAAATGAATTATATAAGACAAAAAGTGCTTCAGGCCATCAGCTATGTAGAGCCTGCTCATGTTTTTGTTTTCGATGACTATCATTTAATTCAAAATGAGGACATTCATTCGTTGATGAATACTATAGTCAAAAACTTTTCTTCAGAGTTCAAGCTCGTCATTCTGTCAAGATCCAGTCCTAAACTGAATTTTCAGAAGGAAGAGATATATGGCCAGTTACATAATATTGATTTGAATAATTTGAAGTTTTTACCCGAAGAGATTCAGCTTCTTTCTTTAAAAGCATTCAGAACTCCATTGGATAAGAATACTGCGCAACTCATTTATAAAACTTCAGAAGGATGGATTATTCCTATTAGATTGATTTTAAAATCATACAGTCAAGGCGTTGCCGTGAATGAAATTATAGATGGAATAAGATTTCAATCCAAAGGAATGAACGATTATTTACTGGAAGAAGTTTTGAATTTTGAAAGCGATGAGGTCAAAGATATCATGATGGCCATCAGTTTCTTTGAAAGGTTTAATTTCGATATGATTTATTTGATTATTTCGGCGGATGATTTAAAAACTCCTGAGGAGAATGCCCTAGTCGTGGATCAAATGAAGGATTTCATATCTCGTTCCCTGTTCGTAATTTCGCTGGACGATTCGGCCTATTGGTATCGATTTCATGAATTGGTCGCCCGGTTTTTGAAAGCAAGATCATCACAATTTTTTCATACTAAAAGAAGAAATGAGACGATTAAAACGGTCAGCAATTATTTAGAAACCCTGGGTTTCTTTGATGAGGCGTTAAGATTGAATTTAAAATACGATCTGATTACTCCTGCCATTGATATCTTAGTGCGCCATCGAGACAGATATTTGAACCTTAATCGATTTGACATAATAGAAAAATGGCTTGGTTATTTCCCTTCTGAAATTACTAATCAGGAACCTGAACTGCTTCTGATGAAAATGTACCTGTGTGAACTTTCAAGCGATTTTGACAGTATAAAAATCTATGCTACACGACTAAAAAAAATAATTTCGCAATCAAACCTTAGTTTAGAATTGTCCGATAAATATTGGGTGGAGTATCATTGTTTGACTTCGATTGTTCACCTTTTCAATGGAAATTCGGAAAAGGGTTTAGAAAAAATGACCCTAGTAATCAATTTGGCTTCGAGAGAACAGACATATGTTCTTGGCTTCTGTCTTATTTTTAAAAGTTTGGTTTTAGCTTCCTCGGGAAGACAAAAGGAAGCTCGAGTGATGCTCGAGAACGATAGAAATAAACTCAGTCTTGAAGACTCTATTTTGATTTCTCAGAATCTCCTCGCCAATGCCTATGTTGAATATATGTGTGGAAATTTGAAGGCTCTTGAATATGAAACCTCTTCAATTTTAAAGCTTGCCATGCCAAACGACTTCTACGCAGTTTTTACAATGGCAAATTATTACGCAGCAATATCACATTATTTTCAGAACAGGTTGGAAAAGATTGAAATATACCTTGATCCGCCCATGCAACATAAATTTAGATCAAGACCAGCCTGGATACTCCACCTATTATATGTAAAAGCTTTGTATTTGACCGCACAATGCAGAGACGATGAGTGGCTAAAGTGCCTTGAAGAAATGGAAGACTATAATCGTGCCATCACTCATCTTGACTTTTCCAATTCTTTAGGAATCATGAAATGTGAACTTTATTTGCTACAAGGAAAGGTCAAAGAGGCATGGAATATTTCACTAAAAGTTGATTTTCTAGAAATGGGGGTAACACATAGATATTTTTGTCCGCGTTTGACCAGAATAAAATTGTTCATCTTTATAGGTAGTTCCAGACAACTTAAGATAGCTGAGCAGCTAATTTTGGAATTTGAAAACGAGTTAAAGGAACCTCAAAGTCGAATTATGAAACTGCAAGTTCGGAGTCTTAAAATTCTGTGCCTAGCCAAGCAGGGAAGGATTACTGTGGCACTTGATTTACTGAAAGCCTTGCTAATGGAAACTCAAAAGGAGGATATCATTAGATTGTACACCGATCTGGGGGAGGAGATGAGAGAATTGCTAAATGAAATACCTGATTCCGGTCCTTGGGAATCACACCTTTTCAAGGTATTATCGAGCTTTGAAGAAAAAGACAGTTTTATAAAGTTGAAAAAGAAAAAGGAGCGCCGCCAGGAAGTTTTTCAAATTTTCAATTCTTTGTCAACTGGTGAGTTGAAGATTTTAGATTTGATGTCTCAGGGAATGAGAAACAAGGAGATTGCAGATGACATGCATTACTCTGTTGGAACTGTTAAAACATATGTGTATAATTTATACAAGAAGATTGAAGTGAACAATAGAACCAATGCGATCTTATTGTACAATGACTTCAAAAATAGTTCGAGTTAG
- a CDS encoding DUF4870 domain-containing protein, which translates to MREDRQTLMLAHLSQLLDLVTGFGGFIVPLIIWISKKDEIYEMDEQGKGIINFQLSMFLYALICVPLILLIGLGILGLIAIGILCLVFPVINAIKVNNGEEPHYPLSIRFIN; encoded by the coding sequence ATGAGAGAAGACAGACAAACCTTAATGCTTGCACATTTAAGTCAATTATTGGACCTGGTAACGGGTTTTGGAGGATTTATAGTTCCTTTAATTATTTGGATCAGTAAAAAAGATGAAATTTATGAAATGGATGAGCAGGGTAAAGGTATCATCAATTTTCAGTTGAGTATGTTTCTGTATGCCTTGATATGTGTGCCTTTGATCTTACTGATCGGATTAGGAATACTGGGTTTGATCGCAATCGGAATTCTTTGTCTGGTGTTTCCTGTGATCAATGCGATTAAAGTGAATAATGGAGAAGAACCCCATTATCCGCTATCCATTCGATTTATTAATTAG
- a CDS encoding metal-dependent hydrolase family protein, whose protein sequence is MNTKSIMLTFACICMFSFYSFSQSESPSQIVLKNVRVFDGTSDKLTGSTEVLVEGNKIKSVGPTAGKSASQNATVIDGGGRVLMPGLSDTHTHIMFASLPQAALLVGEPNFNVIYATKDAKAMLMRGITTIRDLSGNTFGLKKAIDQGLVPGPRIYPSGGMISQTAGHGDFRLPNQKHPQYGGEWPALYEQGHGYLADGPTEVMRAARENLRNGASQIKLATGGGYSSPADPLLGIQYTAEEVKAAVDVAKNWGTYVTIHSYFPASINMAIDAGIKDVAHGQLLDKVTLERMAKEGVFLSTQAFTLCSEPQNSDFSNEKLAIVCQGTKKMYEWAAEIPNLKVTWGTDMFFVPQDIYAGQTKQLERLLPWFKPVEILKMATGNAGELYKMSGPLMNPYPGDLGVIKEGAYADMLLVEGNPLEKLDAVTNEDNLLIIMKDGKIFKNTLK, encoded by the coding sequence ATGAACACAAAATCAATAATGCTAACCTTTGCATGCATTTGCATGTTTTCTTTTTATAGTTTTAGTCAATCAGAATCCCCTAGCCAGATCGTCCTTAAAAATGTACGTGTTTTTGACGGGACCAGTGACAAGCTGACCGGCTCTACCGAGGTTTTGGTAGAAGGCAATAAGATAAAATCAGTCGGACCAACTGCCGGCAAAAGCGCCTCACAAAACGCTACAGTCATCGATGGTGGTGGCCGTGTATTGATGCCAGGGCTTTCAGATACCCACACGCACATCATGTTCGCTTCGCTCCCACAGGCAGCTCTTTTGGTTGGTGAGCCCAATTTCAATGTAATCTATGCTACCAAGGATGCTAAAGCTATGCTGATGCGAGGTATAACAACGATAAGAGACTTAAGCGGTAATACTTTTGGATTGAAAAAGGCGATCGATCAGGGACTGGTTCCCGGGCCCCGTATTTATCCGTCTGGAGGAATGATAAGTCAGACCGCAGGACATGGAGACTTTCGATTACCTAATCAGAAACATCCACAGTATGGAGGAGAATGGCCAGCACTCTATGAGCAGGGCCATGGGTATTTAGCAGACGGACCGACAGAGGTAATGCGAGCTGCTCGTGAGAACTTACGAAATGGAGCTTCACAGATAAAACTGGCGACAGGAGGTGGTTATTCTTCTCCTGCCGACCCACTATTAGGAATTCAGTATACCGCTGAGGAGGTGAAGGCGGCTGTTGATGTAGCCAAAAACTGGGGAACCTATGTGACCATACATTCCTATTTCCCAGCATCCATCAACATGGCCATTGATGCAGGAATTAAGGATGTTGCGCATGGGCAATTACTGGATAAGGTTACCTTAGAACGCATGGCCAAGGAAGGGGTGTTTTTAAGTACACAAGCATTCACCCTTTGTAGTGAACCACAGAATTCGGATTTTTCAAATGAAAAGTTAGCAATCGTTTGTCAAGGGACCAAAAAAATGTATGAATGGGCTGCTGAAATTCCCAATTTAAAAGTAACGTGGGGAACAGATATGTTTTTTGTGCCCCAGGATATATACGCTGGACAAACCAAGCAGCTAGAACGCTTGTTGCCCTGGTTTAAGCCCGTGGAAATTCTAAAAATGGCTACCGGAAATGCAGGCGAATTGTACAAAATGAGCGGACCCCTAATGAACCCCTATCCTGGTGACCTGGGGGTTATTAAAGAAGGTGCCTACGCTGATATGTTGTTAGTTGAAGGTAACCCATTGGAAAAGCTGGATGCCGTTACCAATGAGGACAACCTTTTGATAATTATGAAAGACGGTAAGATATTTAAGAACACTCTTAAGTAA
- a CDS encoding DcaP family trimeric outer membrane transporter encodes MKSPALKLLLPILVLSTFVVFGQNAKDADASVSTDTIAPGIQGSINPLTDNTPILSGDELIDDSFPSSLPIFGSNVRMKIGGYVKADFIHDFDYIGDRWEFELGSIAVDGSPERELGGITTFHLKQTRVNFDFRSKAKWKNGKEFPMQVFVEFDWFFDSDEFRLIPRMRHAYGVIGRLLIGRTWTNSGDVSTLPGTIDFAGGDALYGGRVAQIRWQDTFGKKFSYTVALEETGGQIDNPDNLDGAFRPLYPNLAGNVKYKSVNGSSFQLGLDVFALSWKGSTATPNVTETGYAITGTGRFVFQVSHHQDSFVYGGGFGQGQGHRIIALSWDRKASGVITEDGLDLSPAWFAYAGFNHYWSKSLNSTISTHWTETDLSEFSSDDTIRRAGSFHANLIWFPYSRISTGIEYMWGVRENKNGIEGTASRIQFMAKFKFN; translated from the coding sequence ATGAAATCACCTGCTCTTAAATTATTATTACCAATCCTGGTCCTTTCAACCTTTGTTGTGTTCGGTCAGAATGCAAAGGATGCTGATGCCAGCGTCTCAACGGATACGATCGCGCCTGGTATTCAGGGTTCCATAAACCCGTTAACCGATAATACGCCCATTCTGTCGGGAGACGAATTAATCGACGATTCTTTTCCAAGTTCCCTCCCAATTTTCGGGTCGAATGTTCGAATGAAAATAGGGGGTTATGTTAAAGCCGATTTCATTCATGACTTTGACTATATAGGAGACCGTTGGGAATTTGAATTGGGAAGTATCGCCGTTGACGGAAGTCCGGAAAGAGAATTGGGTGGTATTACCACATTTCACCTCAAACAGACAAGGGTCAACTTCGACTTCAGATCGAAAGCAAAATGGAAAAATGGAAAGGAATTCCCTATGCAGGTTTTTGTGGAATTCGATTGGTTCTTTGATTCTGACGAATTCAGATTGATTCCTCGCATGCGGCATGCCTACGGAGTAATAGGTCGTTTGTTAATAGGTAGGACCTGGACCAATTCGGGTGATGTATCCACGCTCCCTGGAACTATCGATTTTGCCGGAGGTGACGCACTCTATGGAGGGCGAGTGGCACAGATACGATGGCAAGACACGTTTGGAAAGAAATTTTCCTATACCGTAGCCCTTGAAGAGACTGGAGGTCAGATTGACAACCCTGACAATCTTGATGGTGCCTTTAGGCCCTTGTATCCAAATTTGGCTGGGAATGTGAAATACAAATCTGTGAACGGTTCATCATTTCAATTGGGACTTGATGTATTTGCTTTAAGTTGGAAAGGCTCAACAGCTACACCGAATGTCACTGAGACGGGTTATGCCATTACGGGTACGGGACGCTTTGTTTTTCAAGTATCTCATCATCAGGACTCTTTCGTTTACGGGGGTGGTTTTGGTCAGGGTCAGGGCCATCGAATTATCGCTTTGTCTTGGGACAGAAAAGCATCCGGGGTGATAACAGAAGATGGGCTGGATCTGTCGCCTGCTTGGTTCGCCTATGCAGGGTTCAATCATTACTGGAGCAAAAGCTTGAATTCAACAATATCCACCCACTGGACGGAAACCGATCTCTCAGAATTCAGTTCAGACGACACTATTCGAAGAGCGGGCTCATTTCACGCCAATCTCATCTGGTTTCCATACTCAAGGATATCCACAGGAATAGAATATATGTGGGGCGTTCGTGAAAATAAAAACGGGATCGAGGGAACAGCATCCCGTATCCAATTCATGGCGAAATTCAAGTTTAACTAA
- the mnmE gene encoding tRNA uridine-5-carboxymethylaminomethyl(34) synthesis GTPase MnmE, translating into MQKGLSLSNDTIIALATPFGIGAIAVIRLSGPEAIELVSKVFRPRKKGKNLKTVSSHTVHLGFIVDEDRIIDESLVTVFNGPHSYTGENVVEISCHGSAYIQKEILQLLLRSGARHADAGEFTLRAFLNGKMDLSQAEAVADVIASDSKSSHSIAMQQMRGGFSNEIAQLREELLNFASLIELELDFSEEDVEFADRSAFQELINRITLVLKRLIDSFALGNVLKNGIPVAIVGEPNVGKSTLLNALLNEEKAIVSDIAGTTRDAIEDEIVLQGVTYRFIDTAGIRDTKDIVENIGIKKTFENIEKAQLVLHLIDAEKIKDIQGLIREEKNLQEKYPEKKILTLINKADQLTEAKQNEIIKTQPTWILISAKEKTGIDVLLDHLTQLVNTGALSNQQTVVSNSRHFEALNKAYIALNEVQKGMDDNISSDLMAIDIRQALFHLGEITGEITTDDLLGNIFANFCIGK; encoded by the coding sequence ATGCAAAAAGGTCTAAGTTTAAGCAATGATACCATTATTGCACTGGCTACTCCCTTTGGAATTGGGGCAATAGCGGTGATACGTTTGTCTGGCCCTGAGGCAATAGAACTTGTCAGCAAGGTTTTTCGTCCGCGAAAAAAAGGTAAAAATCTGAAGACAGTTTCTTCACATACCGTACATCTGGGATTTATCGTTGATGAGGACAGAATTATTGATGAATCTTTGGTTACTGTATTTAACGGGCCCCATTCGTATACTGGGGAAAATGTCGTTGAGATTTCCTGCCATGGATCAGCCTATATTCAAAAAGAAATTCTTCAACTCTTGCTCAGATCAGGGGCTCGACACGCGGATGCCGGAGAATTTACTTTGAGAGCATTTCTCAATGGGAAAATGGATTTAAGCCAGGCAGAGGCCGTTGCGGACGTCATTGCCTCAGATTCAAAGAGTTCGCACAGCATAGCCATGCAGCAAATGCGTGGAGGCTTTTCAAACGAGATCGCACAATTGAGAGAGGAATTACTAAATTTTGCTTCACTGATCGAACTGGAACTTGACTTCTCAGAAGAAGACGTTGAATTTGCTGACCGATCAGCCTTCCAGGAATTGATAAATCGGATCACACTGGTGCTAAAAAGACTGATCGATTCCTTTGCCCTGGGTAATGTTTTAAAAAATGGAATCCCTGTAGCTATTGTTGGAGAACCCAACGTAGGGAAATCAACTTTGTTAAATGCTTTATTAAATGAAGAAAAAGCCATCGTCAGCGACATAGCTGGAACCACCCGTGATGCTATTGAAGATGAAATTGTTCTGCAGGGTGTGACGTATCGTTTTATTGACACGGCGGGGATTCGCGACACCAAAGACATTGTTGAAAATATTGGAATCAAAAAAACCTTTGAAAATATTGAAAAAGCGCAGTTGGTGCTTCATTTGATCGATGCCGAAAAAATTAAAGATATTCAAGGTTTGATAAGGGAAGAAAAAAATCTTCAGGAAAAATATCCTGAAAAGAAAATACTAACTCTTATTAACAAGGCTGATCAATTGACTGAAGCAAAACAGAATGAAATCATTAAAACTCAACCCACTTGGATACTGATCTCTGCAAAAGAAAAAACAGGTATTGATGTTTTACTGGATCACCTGACTCAACTGGTCAATACCGGGGCACTAAGCAATCAGCAAACCGTGGTAAGCAATTCCCGCCATTTTGAAGCGCTTAACAAAGCATATATCGCCTTGAATGAAGTCCAGAAAGGAATGGATGACAATATCTCAAGTGACCTGATGGCCATTGATATCAGGCAAGCCTTGTTTCATCTGGGGGAAATCACTGGTGAGATTACAACGGACGATCTGTTAGGGAATATTTTTGCAAATTTCTGTATCGGAAAGTAA
- a CDS encoding AMP-dependent synthetase/ligase, with amino-acid sequence MSTEITRIFDFAYYQLDKYNLSKAFVSKVTGEWVATSSKEFVAKVNIVSRGLLALGVKPGDKIALISSTNRTEWNILDIALLQIGAVNVPIYPTISESDYEYIFNHAEVKFCFLSDEILFEKASAVEKNVKSLKRIFSFDKIKDCAYWEEVFTLGSDEALQDKVDKLKDKVKPEDLATIIYTSGTTGVPKGVMLSHNNLVSNVLDSVPRLPLVKGESTVLSFLPVCHVFERMLHYLYLYSGLTIHFAESIEKIADNIKEVKPHFMSVVPRLLEKIYDSIIAKGADLTGIKKRLFFWAVETGLKYEPYERNGWYYEKKLGLANKLIFSKWREALGGNLTTMVSGSAALQPRLSRIFAAAGMQVMEGYGLTETSPVISVNMYEGENFKIGSVGKAIDNVEIKIADDGEILIKGPNVMQGYYKDPDKTAEVMTDEFFHTGDKGELDKDGFLTITGRKKEIFKTSGGKYISPTLLENEMKQSRFIEQILVIGEGQKMPAAIVQPNFEFVKEWARRHDVSCGNTPEEMAVNKEVQKRIKEEIDLGNQNFGKWETIKRMELTPEIWSVDNNLLTPTFKPKREVILKKYKHLYDKIYGV; translated from the coding sequence ATGTCTACAGAAATAACAAGAATTTTTGATTTCGCTTATTATCAACTTGATAAATATAACCTCTCTAAGGCTTTCGTTTCAAAGGTGACAGGAGAATGGGTCGCTACCTCATCCAAAGAATTTGTGGCAAAAGTGAATATTGTAAGCAGAGGACTTCTTGCACTAGGTGTGAAGCCAGGCGATAAAATTGCCCTGATATCCTCCACCAATCGAACCGAATGGAACATTCTGGACATTGCCTTACTTCAGATTGGAGCTGTAAACGTTCCAATTTATCCAACAATTAGCGAATCGGATTATGAATATATATTCAATCATGCCGAAGTAAAATTTTGTTTCCTATCCGATGAGATCCTGTTTGAAAAAGCAAGCGCGGTTGAGAAAAATGTTAAAAGTTTAAAGCGTATTTTTTCTTTTGACAAGATCAAGGATTGCGCCTACTGGGAAGAAGTATTTACTTTGGGATCAGATGAAGCCTTACAGGATAAAGTAGATAAACTGAAAGATAAAGTGAAGCCTGAAGACCTTGCTACGATTATTTATACCTCAGGTACAACGGGAGTTCCAAAAGGAGTCATGCTCTCGCATAACAACCTAGTGAGCAATGTTTTGGACAGTGTTCCCAGATTACCTCTGGTTAAAGGAGAAAGTACTGTTCTTAGCTTCCTGCCCGTATGCCACGTTTTTGAACGCATGTTACATTATTTATACCTCTATTCAGGACTAACCATCCATTTTGCCGAATCAATTGAGAAAATTGCCGATAACATAAAAGAGGTGAAACCACATTTTATGAGCGTGGTACCTCGATTACTGGAAAAAATTTACGACAGCATCATAGCCAAAGGAGCTGATCTGACCGGAATTAAGAAACGCCTTTTTTTCTGGGCCGTAGAAACTGGATTAAAGTATGAACCTTATGAAAGAAACGGATGGTATTATGAGAAAAAACTTGGCCTGGCCAATAAGTTGATCTTTAGTAAATGGAGAGAAGCACTAGGTGGGAATTTAACAACGATGGTTTCAGGGTCTGCAGCCTTGCAACCTCGTTTATCAAGAATTTTTGCAGCCGCCGGTATGCAGGTTATGGAAGGATATGGACTCACTGAGACATCTCCGGTGATTTCCGTAAATATGTATGAAGGCGAAAATTTTAAAATTGGTTCCGTAGGAAAAGCCATTGATAATGTGGAGATCAAGATCGCAGATGATGGAGAGATCTTGATAAAGGGGCCAAATGTAATGCAGGGATATTACAAGGATCCTGATAAAACCGCTGAGGTCATGACAGATGAATTTTTCCATACAGGTGACAAAGGAGAATTAGACAAAGATGGATTTTTAACCATAACGGGAAGAAAAAAAGAAATTTTCAAAACCTCCGGAGGTAAGTATATCAGCCCTACCCTTCTTGAAAATGAAATGAAGCAATCAAGATTTATCGAACAGATTTTGGTCATTGGGGAGGGGCAGAAAATGCCAGCAGCCATCGTGCAGCCAAATTTTGAATTTGTCAAGGAATGGGCAAGACGTCATGATGTGAGCTGTGGGAATACCCCGGAAGAGATGGCGGTCAATAAAGAGGTTCAAAAAAGAATCAAAGAAGAAATTGACCTTGGGAATCAAAATTTTGGTAAATGGGAAACCATCAAAAGAATGGAATTGACCCCGGAGATCTGGTCCGTTGACAACAACCTTCTTACACCAACATTTAAACCCAAAAGAGAAGTCATTCTGAAAAAATACAAACACCTTTATGATAAAATATACGGGGTGTAG
- a CDS encoding HdeD family acid-resistance protein translates to MTNVLKNVEKIIKYWWVGLILGILFILLGIWVFRTPIESFVALSIFFSLTYLISGIGRIFFSLSNRKELEGWGWLLAGGLLETLLGFALFANPGVSMIVLAFFVGFWLMFNGITTISTSIDLKKYQKKGWVWILISGILSTILAFMVLVNPLYAVSFISIFIALSLIFSGLAQVMISLELRSLGKDVAKI, encoded by the coding sequence ATGACTAACGTATTAAAAAATGTAGAAAAAATCATCAAATATTGGTGGGTAGGTCTGATTCTTGGCATCTTGTTTATTTTACTCGGCATTTGGGTTTTTAGAACCCCGATTGAAAGTTTTGTTGCTCTCAGTATCTTTTTCTCCTTGACTTATCTGATAAGTGGAATAGGCCGAATATTCTTCTCTCTGTCCAATCGAAAAGAGCTGGAGGGTTGGGGATGGCTGCTGGCCGGAGGTCTCCTGGAAACATTGCTCGGTTTTGCACTTTTTGCAAATCCGGGAGTCTCGATGATCGTTTTGGCCTTCTTTGTAGGTTTTTGGCTTATGTTCAATGGAATCACCACAATATCCACTTCAATTGATTTGAAAAAATACCAGAAAAAGGGATGGGTTTGGATACTCATATCGGGTATCCTCTCAACCATTTTGGCTTTTATGGTTCTTGTGAATCCTCTGTATGCGGTTTCTTTCATAAGTATTTTCATTGCTCTTTCTCTCATCTTCTCAGGCCTGGCACAAGTCATGATTTCATTGGAGTTAAGAAGCCTCGGAAAGGATGTTGCCAAGATTTAA
- a CDS encoding tRNA-(ms[2]io[6]A)-hydroxylase → MLGLKFETETSWVEVAKSGLKQVLTDHAFAEQKAASNAVSIIINYSEETELVQAMSEIAIEEMEHFKMVHDFMVARGMVLGREQKNDYAKHLHSYFKKTNDRTDALIQRLLIAALIEARSCERFKVFSENIDDKELAQFYRDLMASEANHYTVFLGFARKYQDREIVDKKWDGLLAYEAEFMRNRGTSAKVHG, encoded by the coding sequence ATGTTAGGACTCAAATTTGAAACTGAGACTTCCTGGGTGGAAGTTGCTAAAAGCGGTCTAAAACAGGTGCTTACCGACCATGCATTTGCCGAACAGAAGGCTGCATCCAATGCAGTTTCAATCATTATCAATTATTCTGAAGAAACAGAGCTGGTTCAGGCCATGAGCGAGATTGCCATCGAAGAAATGGAACACTTCAAAATGGTTCATGATTTTATGGTGGCACGAGGAATGGTACTGGGAAGAGAACAGAAGAATGATTATGCAAAGCACCTCCACTCCTATTTCAAGAAAACAAATGACAGGACTGACGCTTTGATCCAAAGACTGCTGATTGCCGCTTTGATCGAAGCCCGAAGCTGTGAAAGATTTAAAGTCTTTTCGGAAAATATTGACGATAAGGAATTAGCACAATTCTATCGTGATCTTATGGCTTCTGAAGCGAATCATTACACTGTTTTTCTTGGATTCGCCAGAAAATATCAGGACCGTGAAATTGTGGATAAAAAATGGGATGGTTTACTGGCTTATGAGGCCGAATTCATGAGAAACCGAGGAACTTCAGCAAAGGTCCATGGGTAA